In Magnetospirillum sp. XM-1, a single window of DNA contains:
- a CDS encoding phage protease gives MTDEQGIALATAGATSLGESDVVVASAGLELPGGAPEWVKLLPYGTFAGRDGRGPYTLSGPDHAAQVIAASTAYQKGADLPFDYEHQAQLAAKNGQPVIASGWGKALEARPDGLYARIDWTETAAARLAAKECRYISPAFTHDPQGRVLRIVGGGLVAMPNLEIPALAHQDPAGQQGESMDPILKALLDALGLAAGTTPEAVAAHAQKMIAGHKAAIKLLGLPETSTPEQVATAAQVAIAGLAKTIGIEGDVTIVTLATAAQQLADKAKSAGTVDLTAFVPMAVHVAVASQLAELQGKVSTTDAEREVNDAVKAGKLTPAMKEWGLALASQSLDAFKAYIAKAPVLVATAGQTAITAPPPATATGAQALSADELAVANQLGLTAEQFAKEKENT, from the coding sequence GTGACGGACGAACAGGGCATCGCGCTGGCCACCGCCGGCGCGACCTCCCTGGGCGAAAGCGACGTGGTCGTCGCCTCGGCCGGCCTTGAGCTGCCGGGCGGCGCCCCCGAATGGGTCAAGCTGCTCCCCTACGGCACCTTCGCGGGCCGCGACGGTCGTGGTCCCTATACCCTGTCCGGGCCCGACCATGCGGCCCAGGTGATCGCCGCCTCGACCGCCTACCAGAAGGGCGCCGATCTTCCCTTCGATTACGAGCACCAGGCCCAGCTGGCCGCCAAGAACGGCCAGCCGGTCATCGCGTCCGGCTGGGGCAAGGCCCTGGAGGCCCGCCCCGACGGCCTTTACGCCCGCATTGACTGGACCGAAACCGCCGCCGCCCGTCTGGCGGCCAAGGAATGCCGGTACATCAGCCCGGCCTTTACCCATGACCCCCAAGGCCGGGTGCTGCGCATCGTCGGCGGCGGCCTGGTGGCCATGCCCAATCTGGAAATCCCGGCGCTGGCCCATCAGGACCCCGCCGGTCAACAAGGAGAGTCCATGGACCCCATCCTCAAGGCGCTGCTCGATGCGCTCGGCCTGGCCGCCGGCACCACGCCGGAAGCCGTCGCCGCCCATGCCCAGAAGATGATCGCCGGCCACAAGGCCGCCATCAAGCTCCTGGGCCTGCCCGAAACCTCCACCCCGGAGCAGGTGGCCACCGCCGCCCAGGTCGCCATCGCCGGCCTGGCCAAGACCATCGGCATCGAGGGTGACGTCACCATCGTCACCCTGGCCACCGCCGCCCAGCAGCTGGCCGACAAGGCCAAGTCGGCCGGTACGGTCGACCTGACTGCGTTCGTCCCCATGGCGGTGCATGTGGCCGTGGCCAGCCAACTGGCCGAGCTGCAGGGCAAGGTGTCCACCACCGATGCCGAGCGCGAGGTCAATGACGCCGTCAAGGCCGGCAAGCTCACCCCGGCCATGAAGGAATGGGGCTTGGCCCTGGCGTCCCAGTCCCTGGACGCCTTCAAGGCCTATATCGCCAAGGCCCCGGTGCTGGTGGCCACCGCCGGCCAGACCGCCATCACGGCCCCGCCGCCGGCCACCGCCACCGGCGCTCAGGCGCTGTCCGCCGACGAACTGGCGGTGGCCAACCAGCTGGGCCTGACCGCCGAGCAGTTCGCCAAGGAAAAGGAGAACACGTAG
- a CDS encoding Mu-like prophage major head subunit gpT family protein — MIINGTNLRSLYVGFKASFQGGLDGTVTHYKSVAMTVPSSNREEDYGWLGKFPRMREWLGDRVVHGVSAHGYTIKNKPFELTIGVGKEDIEDDNLGIYAPLFKGMGESVAAHPDELVFDQVKAGFSTPCYDKQYFFDTDHPVLDANGQVISVANTDGGAGTPWFLMDLSRSVKPVIYQERKKPNFVPKDKETDDNVFDRKEYVYGVDSRDNVGYGLWQLAWGSKQTLDKAHYKTAREAMMGMKGDHGRPLGIRPTHLVVPPALEGAALEILNAERDAAGATNVYKGTAELIVCPWLA; from the coding sequence ATGATCATCAACGGCACCAACCTCCGCTCGCTGTACGTCGGGTTCAAGGCCTCTTTCCAGGGCGGCCTCGACGGTACGGTGACGCACTACAAGTCCGTCGCCATGACCGTGCCCTCCTCCAACCGCGAGGAGGATTACGGCTGGCTCGGCAAGTTCCCGCGCATGCGCGAGTGGCTGGGCGACCGCGTGGTCCACGGCGTCAGCGCCCACGGCTACACCATCAAGAACAAGCCGTTCGAGCTGACCATCGGCGTGGGCAAGGAAGACATCGAGGACGACAACCTCGGCATCTACGCGCCCCTGTTCAAGGGCATGGGCGAGTCGGTGGCGGCCCATCCCGACGAACTGGTGTTCGACCAGGTCAAGGCCGGCTTCAGCACCCCCTGCTACGACAAACAGTACTTCTTCGACACCGACCACCCCGTGCTCGACGCCAACGGCCAGGTCATCTCGGTGGCCAACACCGACGGTGGGGCCGGCACGCCCTGGTTCCTGATGGACCTGTCCCGCTCGGTCAAGCCGGTGATCTACCAGGAGCGCAAGAAGCCCAACTTCGTCCCCAAGGACAAGGAGACGGACGACAACGTCTTCGACCGCAAGGAATACGTCTACGGCGTCGATTCCCGCGACAACGTCGGCTACGGCCTGTGGCAGCTGGCCTGGGGGTCCAAGCAGACCCTGGACAAGGCCCACTACAAGACCGCCCGCGAGGCCATGATGGGCATGAAGGGCGATCACGGCCGCCCGCTTGGCATCCGCCCGACCCATCTGGTCGTTCCGCCCGCGCTGGAGGGGGCTGCGCTGGAGATCCTCAATGCCGAACGCGACGCGGCCGGTGCCACCAACGTCTACAAGGGCACGGCCGAGCTGATCGTCTGCCCGTGGCTCGCTTAA
- a CDS encoding HI1506-related protein, producing the protein MKMIRVLSKVDGFRRGGRAWTGSTTVPASEFTRDQVKALAAEDNLVVDEFDAPDPDANSGKSTGKNKAGDTDPPK; encoded by the coding sequence ATGAAGATGATCCGCGTGCTGTCCAAGGTCGATGGCTTCCGCCGTGGCGGTCGCGCCTGGACCGGTTCCACCACCGTTCCCGCCTCCGAGTTCACCAGGGACCAGGTCAAGGCCCTGGCGGCCGAGGACAATCTGGTGGTCGACGAGTTCGACGCGCCCGATCCCGACGCCAATTCCGGCAAGTCCACCGGCAAGAACAAGGCCGGCGACACCGATCCGCCCAAGTAA
- a CDS encoding gp436 family protein: MTIYVTRQDLETRFGQAETAQAAWRESLDADDVIAAACAGAAELVDAHLASRYRLPLEPLPLMVKEIALDVAWYKLWRGPIPDDVTARYKDAQRLLDKIASGALELQADGIAPAESVSGSPGVAFEGRERMFNDSSMGDY, encoded by the coding sequence TTGACCATCTACGTGACCCGCCAGGATCTGGAGACCCGCTTTGGCCAGGCCGAGACCGCCCAGGCTGCCTGGCGCGAGTCCCTCGATGCCGACGACGTCATCGCCGCCGCCTGCGCCGGCGCCGCCGAGCTGGTCGACGCCCACCTGGCGTCGCGCTACCGGCTGCCGCTGGAGCCGCTGCCGCTGATGGTCAAGGAGATCGCCCTCGACGTCGCCTGGTACAAGCTGTGGCGGGGGCCGATCCCCGACGACGTCACCGCCCGCTACAAGGACGCGCAGCGCCTCCTCGACAAGATCGCCTCCGGCGCCCTGGAGCTGCAGGCCGACGGCATCGCCCCGGCCGAGTCCGTCTCCGGCTCGCCCGGCGTGGCCTTCGAGGGCCGCGAACGGATGTTCAACGACAGTTCAATGGGCGACTACTGA
- a CDS encoding phage virion morphogenesis protein, translated as MTGATFALEVETVSVARLGAAFSELMMRMGNLSQPMDVIGAALVDSTHHRFDTGIGPGGRPWDTSHRAAEEGGRTLVDSRRLENSITHNPTHNSVEVGTNVIYAGIHQFGGTIKAKGGGQLKFKIGGQWVSVEEVDIPARPFLGIDDADAIEIEATIDDWLARPFR; from the coding sequence ATGACCGGCGCCACCTTCGCCCTTGAAGTCGAGACCGTCTCGGTCGCCCGCCTGGGGGCCGCCTTCTCCGAACTGATGATGCGCATGGGCAACCTGTCGCAGCCCATGGACGTGATCGGCGCCGCCCTGGTGGACAGCACCCACCACCGCTTCGATACCGGCATCGGTCCCGGCGGGCGTCCCTGGGACACGTCGCATCGCGCCGCCGAGGAAGGCGGCCGGACCCTGGTGGATTCGCGGCGCCTGGAAAACTCGATCACCCACAATCCGACCCACAATTCGGTGGAGGTCGGCACCAACGTCATCTATGCCGGCATCCACCAGTTCGGGGGCACCATCAAGGCCAAGGGCGGCGGCCAGTTGAAGTTCAAGATCGGCGGGCAGTGGGTGAGCGTCGAGGAAGTGGACATTCCCGCCCGCCCGTTCCTCGGTATCGACGACGCCGACGCCATCGAGATCGAGGCGACCATCGACGACTGGCTGGCGAGGCCGTTCCGATGA